Sequence from the Neptunomonas japonica JAMM 1380 genome:
GCGTGCGCTATGTTCTGTTTGCGATTGCGGGACGCGTACACTTTCCTGCGTGGCTCAGCACAGGCCTTGGGTTTGTACCACCTGCCGTATTAACAGCCATCATCGTACCTGCCGTGTTAATTCCACAAGGGCAGTTGTGGATAAGCCCTAGTAACCCTTGGTTATTAGCGTCATTGATCGCTGTCATCACCGCATTTATCCGTAAAGACTTGTTAACCACCATTGTTGTTGGGATGCTTGCTTTTAGCTTATTTCGTTTCGGTTTTGGGCTTTAAGAGCAGAACACCCCCCAAAACATCGACAATAAATACCGCCATATTTGTGCAACGCCACAGTATTTACAACCACAAACAAAACATAAAGCAGTGATTATTATCAAAAAATAGACAAAAAACGTAAAAATATCTCCATGATCAAATGCTAGTCTGAATAAAGATTGATCAACAATAATAAAGCGACTGCTTCCGGTCACTATTCAGATAATTGGAGATTCGACATGCTTATCGGCGTCCCTAAAGAGATCAAAAACCATGAATACCGCATTGGCATGACGCCAGCGGGAGTTCGCGAATTAGTAGCAGCAGGACATCAAGTCATTGTACAACGTGATGGCGGAACCGCTATTGGCTTAACCAATGAGCGTTATGAAGCCGCGGGTGCAACTCTCATCGATACGGCTGAAGAGATCTTCGCGACAGCAGAGATGATCGTCAAAGTGAAAGAGCCACAGCCTAACGAATGTAAAATGCTGCGCTCTGGCCAAATCTTGTTTACCTACCTACACCTTGCACCAGACCCGGAGCAAACAAAGTTACTGGTTGATTCCGACGCTGTTGCCATTGCTTATGAAACAGTGACTGACAACAATGGTGGTTTACCTCTGCTGGCGCCAATGAGCGAAGTAGCTGGACGCATGGCAATCCAAGCAGGTGCTCATTCATTAGAAAAAGCACAAGGCGGATTAGGCACCTTACTGGGCGGTGTTCCTGGTGTTGCTCCAGCTAAAGTTGTTGTCATTGGTGGCGGTGTAGTTGGTATTAATGCTGCACGCATGGCGATGGGCTTAGGTGCAGACGTTACTATTTTGGATCGCTCGCTACCTCGCCTTAAACAGTTGGACGAAGTATATGGGCCGCAGCTAAAAACACTTTACTCAAATGTTGAGTCTATCGAAGAAGAGGTCGTTGCTGCTGATTTGGTCGTCGGCGCAGTACTTATACCCGGCGCTGCTGCACCAAAACTTGTCACACGTGAGCATTTGAAAAAAATGAAAACAGGTGCTGTGGTAGTCGATGTTGCCATTGACCAAGGCGGTTGCTTTGAAACATCTCACGCAACAACTCACCAAGAGCCAACCTACACGGTAGAAGATGTTGTGCACTATTGTGTTGCTAACATGCCAGGCGGTGTTGCTCGTACCTCTACTTTTGCCTTAACAAACGCCACACTGCCGTTTGTTCAAGCACTCGCTAACAAAGGCTATAAGCAAGCATTAAAAGATGATGCACATTTGCTCAATGGCTTAAACGTACACCGCGGTAATATCACCTATAAAGCCGTGGCTGATGTGTTAGGTTATGCATACCAAGCACCTGCGGATGCCGTTAGCTAAATAACGATTATCACAGGTCTGTTATTAGTCACTATCAAAAAAGGGCAACGGGTTATACCCGTTGCCCTTTTTATTATCACGAACAAAGATGTATTAGTTCAAACGTTCAAACACAGTAGCCACACCTTGTCCCATACCAATACACATGGTCGCCAAGCCTAACGTACCATCTTTCTGATCTAATACATTAAGCAAGGTCGTAGAGATACGCGTACCCGAGCAACCCAAAGGATGCCCCAGAGCAATAGCGCCACCGTTAAGGTTAACGTTGTCTTCCATACGATCCAGCAGCTTCAGACCTTTTAATACTGACAAACCTTGCGCAGCAAAAGCCTCATTCAGTTCGATGTAGTCAATATCATCCATCTTTAAACCAGCACGTTTCAATGCTTTTTGCGTGGCAGGTACTGGGCCATAGCCCATAATAGAAGGGTCACAGCCAGCCACGGCCATGGAACGAATCACCGCGCGTGGTTTCAGCCCTAGTGCTTGAGCCTTTTCAGCAGACATCACCAACATACCAGATGCGCCGTCAGAAAATGCTGATGAAGTACCGGCTGTTACGGTACCGACTTTAGGCACAAAGACAGGCTTCAAGCCTTGTAAGACTTCAAACGTCGTTTCTGGACGAATAACTTCATCTTGCTCTAGTAAGCTCTTAAAGCCGTTTTCGTCATGACCTTCGATAGGGATGATCTCGTTATCAAAGCGGCCAGTTTCACGTGCTTCATGTGCTAAACGGTGTGAACGTGCGCCAAACTGATCTTGCATTTCGCGTGATATGCCATT
This genomic interval carries:
- a CDS encoding AzlD domain-containing protein is translated as MNEALLILGMFIVTFGVRYVLFAIAGRVHFPAWLSTGLGFVPPAVLTAIIVPAVLIPQGQLWISPSNPWLLASLIAVITAFIRKDLLTTIVVGMLAFSLFRFGFGL
- the ald gene encoding alanine dehydrogenase; the encoded protein is MLIGVPKEIKNHEYRIGMTPAGVRELVAAGHQVIVQRDGGTAIGLTNERYEAAGATLIDTAEEIFATAEMIVKVKEPQPNECKMLRSGQILFTYLHLAPDPEQTKLLVDSDAVAIAYETVTDNNGGLPLLAPMSEVAGRMAIQAGAHSLEKAQGGLGTLLGGVPGVAPAKVVVIGGGVVGINAARMAMGLGADVTILDRSLPRLKQLDEVYGPQLKTLYSNVESIEEEVVAADLVVGAVLIPGAAAPKLVTREHLKKMKTGAVVVDVAIDQGGCFETSHATTHQEPTYTVEDVVHYCVANMPGGVARTSTFALTNATLPFVQALANKGYKQALKDDAHLLNGLNVHRGNITYKAVADVLGYAYQAPADAVS
- the fadA gene encoding acetyl-CoA C-acyltransferase FadA, whose protein sequence is MSLKPNDVVIVDGIRTPMGKSKGGSFRNVRAEALSAAVMNGLLVRNPNLNPADIEDVVWGCVNQTKEQGFNIARNALVLAGLPHTVGGQTINRLCGSSMSALHNAAQSIMTGNGDTFIVGGVEHMGHLDILHGIDINSEMSKHVAKAAMMMGVTAEMLGKMNGISREMQDQFGARSHRLAHEARETGRFDNEIIPIEGHDENGFKSLLEQDEVIRPETTFEVLQGLKPVFVPKVGTVTAGTSSAFSDGASGMLVMSAEKAQALGLKPRAVIRSMAVAGCDPSIMGYGPVPATQKALKRAGLKMDDIDYIELNEAFAAQGLSVLKGLKLLDRMEDNVNLNGGAIALGHPLGCSGTRISTTLLNVLDQKDGTLGLATMCIGMGQGVATVFERLN